A window of the Polaribacter sp. HaHaR_3_91 genome harbors these coding sequences:
- a CDS encoding thioredoxin family protein produces MKKVFLLACIMVFASCIGQQKVTETQKVTAEKNQSGDLIGVANKASFQQIPYSSWFNQKLESYTPDPATITALKKELKGITIKGFMGTWCGDSKRETPHLYKILEQTDFNLNNFELITVDVSKKTPDNLQEGFDIKRVPTFIFYRDGKEIGRYVEYARESLEKDMLKIVSGEAYKHSYDN; encoded by the coding sequence ATGAAAAAAGTCTTTTTATTGGCTTGTATTATGGTATTTGCATCTTGCATTGGCCAACAAAAAGTAACTGAAACTCAAAAAGTAACTGCAGAAAAAAATCAAAGCGGGGATTTGATTGGAGTGGCTAACAAAGCCTCTTTTCAACAAATCCCCTATAGTTCTTGGTTTAATCAGAAATTAGAGAGTTATACTCCAGACCCAGCAACAATTACCGCTCTTAAAAAGGAGTTAAAAGGTATTACAATTAAAGGTTTTATGGGTACTTGGTGTGGAGATAGCAAAAGAGAAACTCCACATTTATACAAAATTTTAGAACAAACTGATTTTAACTTAAATAATTTTGAGCTTATTACTGTTGACGTCAGTAAAAAAACTCCTGATAATTTACAAGAAGGCTTTGACATAAAAAGAGTACCAACTTTTATCTTTTATAGAGATGGAAAAGAAATTGGTCGATATGTAGAATATGCCCGTGAATCCTTAGAGAAAGACATGCTAAAAATTGTTTCTGGAGAGGCTTATAAACATTCTTACGACAATTAA
- a CDS encoding BT0820 family HAD-type phosphatase, translated as MIPNNPLIIAVDFDGTIVEDAYPKIGEEIIFAFDTLKRLQSQGHRLILWTYRHGKRLDEAVAFCKENNIEFYAVNKNFPEEEFGKKHSRKIHADLFIDDRNVGGFLGWTEIHKAIFNYEPPKKKKKGFFSFFK; from the coding sequence ATGATACCTAATAACCCGCTAATTATTGCCGTAGATTTTGATGGTACCATTGTAGAAGATGCCTATCCAAAAATAGGTGAAGAAATAATTTTTGCTTTCGATACCTTAAAAAGATTACAATCTCAAGGGCATCGATTAATTCTGTGGACTTATAGACACGGAAAAAGACTAGATGAAGCAGTTGCTTTCTGCAAAGAAAACAACATTGAATTTTATGCAGTAAACAAAAATTTTCCTGAAGAGGAATTCGGTAAAAAACACAGTCGTAAAATACATGCAGATTTATTTATAGACGACAGAAATGTAGGTGGCTTTTTAGGTTGGACAGAAATACACAAAGCTATTTTTAATTACGAGCCACCTAAAAAAAAGAAAAAAGGGTTTTTCTCTTTTTTCAAATAG
- the map gene encoding type I methionyl aminopeptidase, whose protein sequence is MIKIKTREEIELMRESALIVSKTLGMLAKEVKPGVSTLYLDKLAEDFIRSEGAVPGFLGLYDFPNSLCMSPNNQVVHGIPNKNPLVEGDIISIDCGAYKNGFHGDHAYTFAVGEIEPATRKLLDVTRASLYVGIKEFKAGNRVGDVGYAIQKFSEDHGYGVVRELVGHGLGRDMHEDPEMPNYGKRGRGKKFVEGMVVAIEPMTNLGTHKIKQHSDGWTITTLDNKPSAHFEHDVAIVNGKPELLSTFKYVHDALGIVTDEEDAFRQ, encoded by the coding sequence ATGATTAAGATAAAAACAAGAGAAGAGATAGAGTTGATGAGAGAAAGCGCCCTAATCGTTTCTAAAACGTTAGGTATGCTTGCTAAAGAAGTAAAACCAGGAGTTTCTACTTTGTATTTAGATAAACTTGCCGAAGATTTTATTAGATCTGAAGGTGCTGTACCTGGTTTCTTAGGGTTATACGATTTCCCAAACTCACTTTGTATGAGTCCAAATAACCAAGTTGTACACGGTATTCCAAATAAAAACCCATTAGTAGAAGGCGATATTATTTCTATAGATTGTGGTGCATATAAAAATGGTTTTCACGGAGATCACGCCTACACTTTTGCTGTTGGAGAGATTGAACCAGCAACTAGAAAATTACTAGATGTAACTAGAGCTAGTTTATACGTTGGTATCAAAGAATTTAAAGCTGGAAATAGAGTTGGTGATGTTGGTTATGCTATTCAGAAATTTTCTGAAGACCATGGTTATGGTGTTGTAAGAGAATTGGTTGGTCATGGATTAGGAAGAGATATGCACGAAGATCCAGAAATGCCAAACTACGGAAAAAGAGGTCGTGGTAAAAAGTTTGTAGAAGGTATGGTAGTTGCCATAGAACCAATGACAAACTTAGGAACTCACAAAATTAAACAACATTCTGACGGTTGGACAATTACTACTTTAGACAACAAACCTTCTGCCCATTTTGAGCATGATGTTGCTATTGTAAACGGTAAACCAGAATTACTTTCTACTTTTAAATATGTACATGATGCATTGGGGATTGTTACCGATGAGGAGGATGCATTCAGACAGTAA
- a CDS encoding GxxExxY protein, producing MEVHKELGKGFSEIIYGDALEIEFKRRGILYEREVKFQILYKGEKLSHYYFADFVIDNKIILEIKAIECLTNSHIKQTLNYLAASKIKLGLLVNFGEDSLTYKRVIL from the coding sequence ATGGAAGTTCATAAAGAGTTAGGAAAAGGTTTTAGTGAAATTATTTATGGTGATGCTTTAGAAATTGAATTTAAAAGACGTGGAATTTTATATGAAAGGGAAGTAAAATTTCAAATATTATATAAAGGAGAAAAATTGTCTCATTATTATTTTGCTGATTTTGTTATCGATAATAAAATAATACTTGAAATTAAAGCAATTGAATGTTTAACAAACAGCCATATAAAACAAACTCTAAATTATTTAGCTGCATCAAAAATAAAACTAGGCTTATTAGTTAATTTTGGTGAAGATAGTTTAACCTACAAAAGAGTAATTTTATAA
- a CDS encoding class I SAM-dependent methyltransferase, producing the protein MSIFKSILNTIPRPWLIKASYLVRPIIAFSLKGDTFTDPIDGKSFRKFLPYGYGKQRENALSPSTLSLERHRLMWLFLRDETPFFTSTEKLKTLHIAPEQCFLDIFRKQKNLDYITSDLESPIADVKADICDLPFDDNSFDVIFCNHVLEHITDDTKAMQELFRVLKKGGFGVFQIPQDLSREKTFEDDTITDKKKRAEIFGQYDHVRVYGRDYFDKLRSIGFKVDEVDYTKKIGPEKLERFCLMKHEILPVCYKD; encoded by the coding sequence GTGTCTATTTTTAAATCCATTCTAAATACCATCCCAAGACCTTGGTTAATAAAAGCTAGTTATCTAGTAAGACCAATTATTGCTTTTTCTTTAAAGGGCGATACATTTACAGATCCAATAGACGGCAAGAGTTTTAGAAAATTTTTACCTTACGGATATGGCAAACAACGAGAAAATGCACTTTCTCCTTCTACCCTATCTTTGGAAAGACATCGTTTAATGTGGTTATTTTTAAGAGATGAAACTCCTTTTTTTACATCAACAGAAAAACTTAAAACTTTACACATTGCTCCAGAACAATGTTTTTTAGACATTTTTAGAAAACAAAAAAACTTAGACTATATTACTTCAGATTTAGAATCTCCAATTGCAGATGTAAAAGCCGATATCTGCGACTTGCCTTTTGATGACAACTCTTTTGATGTTATTTTCTGTAATCATGTGTTAGAACATATTACAGACGATACTAAAGCGATGCAAGAGCTGTTTAGAGTGCTTAAAAAAGGCGGATTTGGTGTTTTTCAAATTCCGCAAGATTTATCTAGAGAAAAGACGTTTGAAGACGATACAATTACAGACAAAAAAAAGCGTGCAGAGATTTTTGGACAATATGATCACGTAAGAGTGTACGGTAGAGATTATTTCGATAAACTACGTTCTATCGGCTTTAAGGTGGATGAAGTAGATTATACAAAAAAAATCGGTCCAGAGAAACTAGAACGATTTTGTTTAATGAAACATGAAATTCTTCCTGTCTGTTATAAGGATTAG
- a CDS encoding FAD:protein FMN transferase: MILKNKVIVTIVLLVFLSCSKEKIKDYTLTGRVFGTTYKIVYLDGAKDYQTSLDSLFFLMNKSLSTYIPSSDISRINKGDSTVIVDDLFLEVFKKSKRIYTETNGYFDPTVGNLVNAWGFGPKNERVNLNEDQVTQQMQYVGLDKVTFVDGKIRKQDPKIYLDFNSIAKGFGIDVVARFLDSKNISNYLIEIGGEIRAKGIKKEKHPWVIKLVNPIKKDSTKGYRKINLSNKSMATSGNYRKFRITKDGHKYVHTVNPKTGYAVESNLLSASVIADLDCADTDAYATAFMAMGLEKAKEFLDTHKNIDAILLFNNENGDLEEYTTNAFK; encoded by the coding sequence ATGATTCTAAAAAATAAAGTTATAGTTACTATCGTTTTACTAGTGTTTCTTTCTTGTTCTAAAGAAAAAATAAAAGACTATACCTTAACAGGGCGCGTATTTGGTACCACTTATAAGATTGTTTATTTAGATGGTGCTAAGGACTATCAAACCTCTTTAGATAGTCTGTTTTTTTTAATGAACAAATCCTTATCAACCTATATTCCTAGTTCAGATATTTCTAGAATTAATAAAGGAGATTCTACTGTTATTGTTGATGATTTATTTTTAGAGGTTTTTAAAAAATCGAAAAGAATTTATACAGAAACCAATGGTTATTTTGACCCAACTGTGGGGAATTTAGTAAATGCTTGGGGTTTTGGACCAAAGAATGAAAGGGTCAATTTAAACGAAGATCAAGTAACGCAACAAATGCAGTATGTTGGTTTAGATAAAGTAACTTTTGTTGATGGTAAAATTAGAAAACAAGATCCTAAAATTTATTTAGATTTTAACTCTATCGCTAAAGGGTTCGGAATTGACGTGGTGGCTCGTTTTTTAGATAGTAAAAATATCTCGAATTACTTAATTGAAATTGGAGGAGAAATTAGAGCTAAAGGGATAAAAAAAGAAAAGCATCCTTGGGTTATAAAATTAGTAAATCCTATAAAAAAGGACAGTACTAAAGGATATCGAAAAATAAATTTGTCTAATAAATCGATGGCTACCTCTGGTAATTATAGGAAATTTAGAATTACAAAAGACGGACACAAATACGTACATACAGTAAATCCTAAAACGGGGTATGCCGTAGAAAGTAATTTACTAAGTGCTTCTGTTATAGCTGATTTAGACTGTGCTGATACAGATGCATATGCAACTGCTTTTATGGCAATGGGACTAGAGAAAGCGAAAGAGTTTTTAGATACTCATAAAAATATTGATGCTATTCTATTATTTAATAACGAGAACGGAGATTTAGAAGAATACACAACAAATGCCTTTAAGTAG
- a CDS encoding OmpA family protein, producing MKKISILLLTAVIVSSCVSKKKFVTLQDEHDQTTTELVDVKATLQKCLIESEKDVATLTEQINSLKEDKKGALKQVENLTVLTQSSSDNIKNVITQLSEKDKFINGIRAAMTQKDSLNLAIKYHLTKNLTDGIQDEDIQVNVEKTVVFISISDKLLFKSGSYNVTDKAYTVLEKISKVIKDQPEMEVMIEGHTDSTPIKRTVIQDNWDLSALRATSITRILQYKFGVKPGRLIAAGRSQYVPLVDNNTAANKAINRRTKIIIMPKLDQFFDLLEQDANK from the coding sequence ATGAAAAAAATATCAATCTTATTATTGACTGCAGTTATAGTTAGTTCTTGTGTTTCTAAAAAGAAGTTTGTTACTTTACAGGACGAACATGATCAAACTACAACAGAATTAGTAGATGTAAAAGCAACTTTACAGAAGTGTTTAATTGAAAGCGAAAAAGATGTAGCAACACTTACAGAGCAAATTAACTCTTTAAAAGAGGATAAAAAAGGTGCTTTAAAGCAAGTTGAAAACTTAACGGTTTTAACACAATCTTCTTCAGATAATATTAAAAACGTTATTACACAGTTAAGTGAAAAAGATAAATTCATAAACGGTATTAGAGCAGCAATGACTCAAAAGGATTCATTAAACCTTGCAATTAAATACCACTTAACTAAAAACTTAACTGACGGAATTCAAGATGAAGACATACAGGTTAATGTAGAAAAGACTGTAGTATTTATCTCTATTTCAGACAAATTATTATTTAAAAGCGGTAGTTATAATGTAACTGACAAAGCATACACTGTTTTAGAAAAAATATCTAAAGTAATTAAAGACCAACCAGAAATGGAAGTTATGATTGAAGGTCATACAGATTCTACACCAATTAAGAGAACTGTTATTCAAGACAACTGGGATTTATCTGCTTTAAGAGCAACTTCTATAACAAGAATTTTACAATATAAATTCGGAGTTAAACCAGGAAGATTAATTGCAGCTGGTAGAAGTCAATATGTTCCTTTAGTAGACAATAATACTGCTGCTAATAAAGCAATAAACAGAAGAACAAAAATTATCATCATGCCTAAATTAGATCAATTCTTTGATTTGTTAGAGCAAGATGCTAATAAATAA
- a CDS encoding 3-ketoacyl-ACP reductase yields MENLKNKKAIITGGGRGLGKATAIAFAKEGIDVAITGRTEAVLKETVAELEVFGIKAIYEVFDVGVYEEVKTGIKNIVNSLGTVDILVNNAGIAAFGSLNDMEVSKWTQIIQTNVMGMYHVTKEVLPYLIDKNEGDIFNVASTAGLNGNATTSAYSASKFAVIGMSESLMKEVRKNNIRVCTLTPSTIASDMSVELGIANKDSEDSVLQPEDFAELIVAGLKLPRRAMLKGASLWSTNP; encoded by the coding sequence ATGGAAAATTTAAAAAACAAAAAAGCAATTATTACAGGTGGCGGAAGAGGTTTAGGAAAAGCAACCGCAATAGCCTTTGCAAAAGAAGGAATTGACGTAGCTATAACTGGTAGAACTGAAGCCGTTTTAAAAGAAACAGTTGCAGAACTAGAAGTATTTGGCATTAAAGCGATTTACGAAGTTTTTGATGTTGGTGTTTACGAAGAAGTTAAAACAGGAATCAAGAACATTGTAAACTCTTTAGGTACGGTTGATATTCTAGTAAACAATGCCGGAATAGCAGCTTTTGGTTCTTTAAACGACATGGAGGTTAGCAAATGGACCCAAATTATACAAACCAATGTTATGGGTATGTATCATGTAACAAAAGAGGTTTTACCTTATTTAATTGATAAAAATGAGGGTGATATTTTTAATGTTGCTTCTACTGCAGGATTAAACGGAAATGCAACTACATCTGCCTATTCTGCTTCTAAATTTGCGGTTATTGGTATGTCGGAATCTTTAATGAAAGAAGTACGTAAAAACAACATTAGAGTTTGTACGTTAACACCAAGTACAATTGCATCTGATATGTCTGTAGAATTAGGTATTGCAAACAAAGATTCTGAAGATTCTGTTTTACAACCAGAAGATTTTGCTGAGTTAATTGTAGCTGGATTAAAATTACCAAGAAGAGCCATGCTTAAAGGAGCTTCTTTATGGTCTACAAATCCATAA
- a CDS encoding Na(+)-translocating NADH-quinone reductase subunit F, giving the protein MQILTAQELHNLAMNIVGKKLTKMGYEFQAINSQLKRHPQFVLFKKGEPTIFVLVKASNNIQNPNEYDTIWMETFKNHAKKQNAKVWFAGVGIANAESVESPIFKDQPYYEAFDDFIKILE; this is encoded by the coding sequence ATGCAGATTTTAACAGCACAAGAATTGCATAATTTGGCAATGAACATTGTTGGTAAGAAGCTTACAAAAATGGGGTATGAGTTTCAGGCTATAAACAGTCAGTTAAAAAGACATCCCCAATTTGTGTTATTTAAAAAAGGAGAACCTACTATTTTTGTCTTGGTAAAGGCGAGTAATAATATTCAAAATCCGAATGAATATGATACCATTTGGATGGAGACTTTTAAAAATCACGCTAAAAAACAAAATGCCAAAGTTTGGTTTGCCGGCGTAGGAATTGCCAACGCAGAAAGTGTTGAAAGTCCTATTTTTAAAGACCAACCTTATTATGAGGCTTTTGATGATTTTATTAAGATTTTGGAGTAG
- a CDS encoding DEAD/DEAH box helicase: MTFQDLGISNQLQYAIDDLGYVTPTPIQEQAFSVVRSGKDVVGIAQTGTGKTFAYMMPILQELKFSKQKHPRVLVLVPTRELVLQVVEQIEQLSKYINTRVLGVYGGANINTQKQAILQGQDIIVATPGRLYDLALSNALKLKSIQKLVIDEVDVMLDLGFRFQLMNIFDVIPERRQNVLFSATMTEDVDLLIYDFFKNPEKISVAVSGTPLDNIEQVSYNIPNFFTKVNLLHELLADKETYNKVLIFVGFKRTADLLFKHLQEAFNDEMCVIHSNKTQNYRIRSIKQFDEGKNRILLATDVMARGLDFDNVSHVINFDTPEFPENYMHRIGRTGRAERAGKTILFSTPSEQETKKGIEELMNYEIPVLDLPEHVEISKLLTEDERPKEDQGISKNRTSLEYVPGPAFHEKSEKNSQVNLGGSYRREIAAKYKKPKTRGDKNYNKHNKKKKK, translated from the coding sequence ATGACTTTTCAAGATTTAGGAATCTCTAATCAATTACAATATGCTATTGACGATTTGGGTTATGTAACTCCAACGCCAATACAAGAACAAGCATTTTCTGTTGTAAGATCGGGGAAAGATGTAGTGGGAATTGCGCAAACAGGTACCGGAAAAACCTTTGCGTATATGATGCCTATTTTGCAAGAATTAAAGTTTTCTAAGCAAAAACATCCTCGAGTTTTGGTTTTGGTACCAACGCGTGAGCTTGTTTTACAAGTGGTTGAACAGATAGAACAACTATCTAAATATATTAATACGCGTGTTTTAGGTGTGTATGGTGGTGCAAACATTAATACCCAAAAACAAGCTATTTTACAAGGACAAGATATTATTGTGGCAACTCCTGGTCGTTTATATGACTTGGCGTTGAGCAATGCTTTAAAGCTAAAATCTATTCAGAAATTAGTAATTGATGAGGTAGATGTAATGTTAGATCTAGGGTTTCGTTTTCAGTTGATGAATATCTTTGACGTGATTCCAGAAAGAAGACAAAACGTATTATTTTCTGCTACGATGACGGAAGATGTAGATTTGTTAATTTACGATTTCTTTAAAAATCCAGAGAAAATATCTGTTGCAGTAAGTGGAACACCTTTAGATAATATAGAGCAAGTTTCTTATAACATTCCTAACTTTTTTACCAAAGTTAATTTGTTACATGAGCTTTTAGCAGATAAAGAAACGTATAATAAAGTATTGATTTTTGTTGGTTTTAAAAGAACTGCAGATTTGTTATTTAAGCACTTACAAGAAGCGTTTAATGATGAAATGTGTGTGATTCACTCTAATAAAACGCAGAATTATAGAATTCGTTCTATAAAACAGTTTGACGAAGGTAAAAACCGAATTTTACTAGCTACCGATGTAATGGCGCGTGGTTTAGATTTTGACAACGTTTCTCATGTTATCAATTTTGATACACCAGAATTTCCTGAAAACTATATGCACAGAATTGGTAGAACTGGTCGTGCAGAAAGAGCAGGAAAAACGATTCTTTTTTCTACTCCAAGCGAGCAAGAAACAAAAAAAGGTATTGAAGAATTAATGAATTATGAAATTCCGGTTTTAGACTTACCAGAACACGTTGAAATTTCTAAATTATTAACAGAAGATGAACGTCCGAAAGAAGATCAAGGGATTTCTAAGAACAGAACTTCTTTAGAATATGTTCCAGGACCTGCGTTTCACGAAAAGAGTGAGAAAAATAGCCAAGTAAATTTAGGTGGTTCTTACAGACGAGAAATTGCTGCAAAATATAAGAAGCCTAAAACAAGAGGAGATAAAAACTACAACAAGCATAACAAGAAAAAGAAAAAATAA
- a CDS encoding TatD family hydrolase, translating to MITDTHTHLYSSQFKEDQSEMMQRAKYAGVTRFFIPAIDSTYTDKMFQLEKDYPNDVFLMMGLHPTSVKENYLEELAHVKKWIDEKKFYAIGEIGMDLYWDKTFLTEQQDAFRTQIQWAKEKKMPINIHCRNAFDEVFEVLESEKSDDLRGIFHCFTGTLEQAKQAISYNMKLGIGGVATFKNGKIDKFLNEIDIKHIVLETDAPYLAPTPYRGKRNESAYLTNVVDKLVDIYGLSFDEIAAITTQNSKDVFGI from the coding sequence ATGATTACAGATACACACACCCATTTATATTCTAGTCAGTTTAAAGAAGATCAATCAGAAATGATGCAACGCGCTAAATACGCCGGTGTTACTCGTTTTTTTATTCCTGCGATAGATTCTACATATACAGATAAAATGTTTCAATTAGAAAAAGACTATCCAAATGATGTTTTTTTAATGATGGGCTTACACCCTACTTCTGTTAAAGAAAACTATTTAGAAGAACTAGCGCATGTTAAAAAATGGATTGATGAAAAGAAATTTTACGCTATTGGCGAAATCGGAATGGATTTATATTGGGATAAAACCTTTTTAACAGAACAGCAAGATGCTTTTAGAACACAAATTCAGTGGGCAAAAGAGAAAAAAATGCCGATTAACATTCACTGTAGAAATGCTTTTGATGAAGTTTTTGAAGTATTAGAATCTGAAAAAAGTGATGATTTAAGAGGGATTTTTCACTGTTTTACTGGGACTTTAGAACAAGCAAAACAAGCTATTTCTTACAATATGAAATTAGGAATTGGTGGTGTTGCTACTTTTAAAAATGGTAAGATTGATAAATTTTTGAATGAAATTGATATAAAGCACATTGTTTTAGAAACAGATGCGCCTTATTTAGCGCCAACTCCATACAGAGGAAAAAGAAATGAAAGTGCTTATTTAACCAACGTTGTTGATAAATTGGTAGATATTTACGGACTTTCTTTTGATGAAATTGCTGCCATTACAACTCAGAATTCTAAAGATGTTTTTGGTATATAA
- a CDS encoding methylated-DNA--[protein]-cysteine S-methyltransferase, whose product MSLQTTYYKTPLGTAKIVGDENGIQSVSVLDEDFSTALEETSMKTPDCLQECVTQLDQYFSGKRIDFDLKLNPQGTDFQKKVWNELLNIPFNKTRTYLEQSKSLGDVKAIRAVASANGKNPIWIIIPCHRVIGSDGSLTGYAGGIWRKKWLLAHENPVKQQSLF is encoded by the coding sequence TTGAGTTTACAAACCACATATTACAAAACACCATTGGGAACCGCAAAAATTGTAGGTGATGAAAACGGAATTCAATCGGTTTCGGTTTTAGATGAAGATTTCTCTACTGCGCTCGAAGAGACAAGTATGAAAACACCTGATTGTTTGCAAGAATGTGTCACTCAATTAGACCAATATTTTTCTGGAAAAAGAATTGATTTCGATTTAAAATTAAATCCGCAAGGAACCGATTTTCAGAAAAAAGTTTGGAATGAATTATTGAATATTCCATTTAATAAAACGAGAACTTATTTAGAACAAAGCAAATCTTTGGGAGATGTAAAAGCCATTAGAGCGGTTGCCTCTGCAAATGGTAAAAACCCAATTTGGATTATCATTCCGTGTCATAGAGTTATTGGTTCAGATGGTTCTTTAACAGGATATGCTGGCGGAATTTGGCGTAAAAAATGGTTATTAGCGCATGAAAACCCTGTAAAGCAACAATCATTATTTTAA